The nucleotide sequence CGGCGGCGGATTGACCGGCATCGAGGCCGCGGCCGAACTTGCCGAGCGTGGCCGCCGCGTCACGTTGGTCTGCGGCGGCAGGCTGGGGCCGTCATTGAGCAACCGCGGCCGTCACTCGGTGGCCAGGCAACTGGGCAAACTCGGGGTGAACGTGCTGGAATCGGCGGCCGTCAGCGAAGTCCGGTGGAATGCGGTGGTGCTGGCCGATGACACGGTGCTCACCAGCGCCGCCACCGTGTGGACGGCGGGATTCGGCGTCCCGGATCTGGCCGCCCGCAGCGGGCTCCGCACCGACGATCTGGGCCGATTGCTCACCGATGAGACGCTGACCAGCGTCAGCGATGACCGCATCGTTGCCGCCGGCGACGCCGTCGCACCGTCGGGCCAGCCCTTGCGGATGAGCTGCCAAGCCGCCGGGCCGCTGGGGGCCCAAGCGGCAAACACGGTGCTGAGCCGGATCGCTGGAGGTCAACCCGTCGCGCTGAACCAGGCGTTCGTCGGACAATGCATCAGCGTGGGCCGCAGCTACGGCACGATTCAACTCGCGCACACCGACGACACCCCGGTGAACGTGATCATCGGCGGCCGTGCCGGCGCGGCAGTCAAGGAAGCCATCTGCAAGGGCACGCTGTGGGCGCTGCGGCGCGAGGCCGCCAAACCCGGCTCGTACTTCTGGCTGAAGGGCGGCAGCCGACCCGTCCAACCGTCGGCCGAGCAACCGGTTGTGCTCCCGTGACACCGCCGTCGCACAGTGACGAGCATGCCGAA is from Mycobacterium marinum and encodes:
- a CDS encoding NAD(P)/FAD-dependent oxidoreductase; this encodes MSEMTDHRNHVVVIGGGYAGIMAANHLRSRADLEITVVNPRPVFVERIRLHQLAAGSGTATVDYDSMLGDGIHLVVDAVDRIDADEHRLLLASGSELRYDYLIYAVGSTAAMPAVAGAAEFAFSVADLDGATRLRHAMADLPADAAITVVGGGLTGIEAAAELAERGRRVTLVCGGRLGPSLSNRGRHSVARQLGKLGVNVLESAAVSEVRWNAVVLADDTVLTSAATVWTAGFGVPDLAARSGLRTDDLGRLLTDETLTSVSDDRIVAAGDAVAPSGQPLRMSCQAAGPLGAQAANTVLSRIAGGQPVALNQAFVGQCISVGRSYGTIQLAHTDDTPVNVIIGGRAGAAVKEAICKGTLWALRREAAKPGSYFWLKGGSRPVQPSAEQPVVLP